CATCATAATGAATTGATTATGATTGGGTCAACCGGCTTGTCCGCCGTTGAACGGTTAATGGTCGGCTCAGTCACAACCTATGTTAGTCGTAATGCAGTTTGTGATGTGCTAATCGTCAAACCAGTCAAATAATGACACGTTAAAAGTGAGTTTTGAGGCACCTAACCAGGCCCTTAGAACTCACTTTTTACGTTAAGAAAGGTGCTACTATCGTGCAATGGACCAAACAAGTTAAGCTCCCAGCAGCTCTCAATCAACAGACCGTGCGCACCTGCTTAAAAACATGGTTGCTTCCCAAACGCATCCAAGGACAATTACGACAAGGGCGTCGTATCTGGGTCAACGATTGCCCAGCTTCCGTCGCAACCATTGTTCATACGAATGACCGTTTAACTTTACAATTTTTACCAACTGATTTTCGGACCCCAGTTTCTAGTTATCAACCGGATGTTGCCGGGGCCGTCCCCATCCTCTATCAGAACGCAGATCTGCTCGTCATTAACAAACCCGCCGGCTTAAAGGCGCACCCAAATCAACCCGGCGAACAAGGCTCGGTTTTAAACCATTTAGCGGCGGACCTTCAAGCAACGGGACAGGCCCCGTACATGGTCCATCGACTCGACCAGATGACCTCTGGCGCCATGCTAGTCGCCTTAAACCCGATAGTCGTGCCAATCCTTGATCGTTTGATTAGCACCAAGCAAATTCACCGGACCTATTATGCTTGGGTCCGCGGCCATTTTGACCATCCCACTGGTCAGTTCACTGACCCCATTGGTCATGATTTGACTGATCAGCGTAAACGTTGGATCAATACTCCTGACGCTCAGCGTGCGCTGACCAACTACCAAGTTATTCAGACCACCCAGCAACAAACCTTGGTTAAACTTGACCTGCAGACTGGTCGCACCCATCAATTACGGGTTCATCTCGCAGCTAACGGTCATCCTATCATCGGTGATCCGCTTTACGATACCACTTATCAAATGGCGCCCCGTTTATTATTACATGCTTGGCAGCTACAGCTCACGTTACCATTTACTACAACGGCAGTGACCGTTACCGCGCCGTTACCGGCCAGTTTTGATGATTTAACTCAACTAGACCATTTTTAAACCCTAAAACGACGTTTCAACTTGGTGAGTAGTCACCAAGTTGAAACGTCGTTTATTTTATCATCAATTCAATAGTAACCTGTTATTTCAGGCCTTTCCATTGCCAATCATTAACTTCTGGTAAATCAGTACCGGCATCGCGAATGTAAGCATTGTGCTTAGCCAGCATGTTATCCATACTCTGAACAAAGGCCGCCCCTTGATCTTCCATCGCTGGTTGCGCCGCAATTGCGGTTTTAGCCAAGTCGAAACGGTCCATTTGGTTCATGACCCGTACATCGAATGGCGTTGTAATATCACCATTTTCACGGTAACCATGCACGTATAGGTTATGATTATGACGGTCAAAGAAGATATCACGAATCAAGTCTTCATAGCCATGGAACGCAAAGACAACTGGTTTGTTCTTCGTAAAGTAATGATCAAATTCTTCATCAGATAAGCCCCGTGGATCACGCTTAGGACTCCGCAACTTCAACAGGTCAACCACGTTAACAAACCGAATCTTCATGGCTGGGAAACTCGTGTGTAAGAGTTGTACCGCAGCTAAGGCTTCCAAGGTTGGTTCCGTACCAGCCGTTGCAAACACAATATCTGGTTCGCTGCCTTGATCGGTGCTTGCCCAATCAACAATTCCTAGACCATTGTCAACCAATTGTTTAGCTTCTTCAATACTAAACCATTGTTGCCGTGGATGCTTAGACGTGACCACGTAGTTAATCTTTTCTTGGCTTCGTAAGACCACATCACCAACAGCTAATAAAGTATTGGCATCAGCTGGTAAATATTCCCGAATATATTCAGGTTTCTTTTCAGCTAAATGCGTCAAAGCACCTGGATCTTGATGGGTATACCCATTATGATCTTGTTGGAATACCGTTGAAGCAGCAATAATATTCAGTGAAGGATATTTTTTGCGCCAATCAAGTTCATTGGCTTTCCGTAACCACTTGAAGTGTTGCGTCAACATTGAATCCACAACGCGTAAGAAGGCTTCATAACTTGCAAACAAGCCATGGCGACCGGTTAGGACATAACCTTCGAGCCAACCTTCAGCTTGATGTTCAGATAACTGTGCATCTAGGATTCGGCCAGCTGGCGCTTCATATTGATCACTATCTGGATGAATATCTTCAAGCCATTGCCGATTAGTCGCTTCAAAAATACCATATAAACGATTGGACATCGTCTCGTCTGGTCCAAACAATCGGAAATTATCTGGATTTTGTTTGATAACATCACGCAAGTAATCTGACCAGACAATCATATCTTGCTTAACGTTAGCACCGCGTTGCGTCGTATCAACGGCGTAATCTCGGAAGCTTGGTAAGTTCAAGGCTTTTGGATCAACCCCACCATTGGTGATTGGGTTAGCAGCCATCCGACTTTGACCGGTAGGCATAATTGCTGCAATATCAGCTTTCAAAGTCCCATCGTCATTGAAAAGTTCCGTTGGCTTGTATGATTCGAGCCAATCGACTAAGGCATCAGCATGTTCCATATCAAGTTGATCAACTGGAATTGGAATTTGATGTGCCCGGAATGACCCTTCAATCTTTTCGCCATCCCATGACTTAGGCCCCGTCCAGCCTTTAGGTGCACGGAAGACAATCATTGGCCAAACTGGTAAACTTGGGTCGTTATTTTCACGCGCATTCTTTTGAATAGCTTTAATCTTTTCAATTGCTTCATCCATGGCTTTAGCCAATAACGGATGCACTTTTTCAGGATCATCGCCCGTTACAAAGATTGGTTCCCAGTTCATACTTTCAAAGTATTGTTTGATTTTGGCATCTGAAGTCCGACCGAATAACGTTGGGTTGGAAATCTTAAATCCATTAAGATTTAAAATTGGCAGAACTGCCCCATCATTAATTGGGTTGATAAACTTCGTTGATTGCCAAGAAGTTGCTAATGGACCCGTTTCGGATTCACCGTCGCCAACGACAACCGCTGCAATTTCGTCAGGATTATCTAAAATCGCACCAGTACCATGTGAGATTGAGTAACCAAGTTCGCCACCTTCATGGATTGAACCAGGCGTTTCAGGAGCCGCATGTGATGCCACGCCCCCTGGGAATGAGAACTGCTTGAATAATTTTTGCATCCCAGTTTTGTCTTGCGTAATTTCAGGATAAATATCGGTATAGGTACCGTCCAAGTATGAGTTAGAAACCATCACTTGACCACCATGACCGGGACCTTCAACGTAAAACATTTTCAAATTATATTTATTAATGACCCGGTTTAAATGGGCATAAATAAAGTTTTGACCGGCAATGGTTCCCCAATGACCGATGGGATGAACTTTAACGTCACTCGCCTTTAAAGGCCGTTGTAATAATGGATTATCTTTTAAATAAAGTTGACCAACTGATAAGTAGTTGGCGGCACGCCAATACTTGTCAACTTCTTGCAAATATGCTGGTGATGAGTAATCTGTAGCCATTCAAAACACTCCTTAATTTGCTTGCATTTATCATTTGAGTTACTAGCTGACATCGTTTACAAGTTCTATCTTAACAGGTTCATTTTAAAAATCAACCTTTTTGTTAATTGGAACGGTCCAATTATATAAATTAACCTTCACTTGCACAACTAAAAAGGCTTGAGCCACTGCTCAAACCTAGTTTAGCGAGTTTCACTTAATCTGTCGCGAATTTAAACCTGCCGTTTTACTTGCTAGCAGTAACCATTCAAACGCTTTCAATAATTGGTTTCAAACCAGCCGCATCACCAATCGCCAGTTCAAATGACTGCGACGACCGAAACTTGCCGCAACGGGTGCGAGCCAGCAATGGTCACGACTTAGCTATGCCAGTTCTACGATGCCTAACCCGCATCATAGGACTGGCTAGGCTAGGTCCAACCGCTAAACGCTGGCTCGCACCCGCTACATTAATCCGTCGAAACAAACGTCGTATATTTCATATACTGATAATGTAAGCGCATGTTTGACACTTCAAATGGCGTCCCATCATCCAAAAAGAAAATACCACTCATCACGCCGACCGGTTCCGTTGGCTTCAATCCTAATAATTTTTGATCATTTGCTTGCGACACATCCGCTGAAATCGACAAAAACGATTTTGTCACCGCATCATGCAACGTTGCTTGAACATAGTTAAAAATCGAGCCACTCACCACTTGCCGATTTAACTCCGGTACCAACTTAATTGGAATATACCCGGTTTCAATCATAAAGGGCTGGTCATCTAATAGACGTAACCGCTTAATTTCATATACAAACTCATCTGCCGATAAAAATAAGTCCTGCTGCAACTCTTGACTTGCAGGAATCACCTGAAAGTCTAATAATTGGATACTAGGTTGGGCGCCTTCCGTATTTAAACTATCCGTAATGCCCAAATTGGTGCCTTCATATTTAAACGAAGATTGATTTTTAAGATATAATGGATTGATAAACGTTCCTGAACCGCGTTTTTTAAAAATTAACCCTTGATTAGCTAACACATTCAGTGCTCGCTTAATTGAACTCCGGCTCACTTGATATTGCTCACTGAGGCTCCGTTCATCTGGCAACTTCTTATCGACAAATTCATTGGCCATAATCCGTTTGTTTAGGTCGGTAATCACTTGTTGATAGACTAAATCTGCCATATCGGTCCCTCCTTTACTTAACTTGTTTAGTTAAAGTATAGCAGACTTTGACCGCCGAGGGTTAATTGCACCGGTCCATTTTTAAAATTGGAACGTACATTTATAATTGTGAGGATGAAACAATATGTCAAAAAAAAGTAAAAAAGACGCGAAATTAGGAAAAACTTTGGTCGAAAAGATTCTTGATAAGGCTAATCTAAGCTATCAACAATACGAATTTCCAACTGAAACCGAGGGGGATGTCGCCCAATTACAAGTCGATCACTTAGGTGTTGATGAACATCACATCTATAAAACCCTCGCTTTAATTGGCAACAAAACCGGTCCCTTAGTCGGGGTTTTACCACTTGATGAACATCTCAGCTATAAGAAGCTTGCCAAACTTTCTGGCAATAAAAAAGTAGGCATGATTCCATTAAAAGACTTGGAGCGCACCACCGGGTATCAGCACGGTGCTAATACACCCGTTGGCATTTGGGAAACTAAAAAGTTTCCAATTTTTATTAATGAGAGCGCCAAAAAGCAAGGCAATATCTTGGTCTCATCTGGCAAAATCGGCCGTTCGATTGAAATTAACGCCGAGGATTTACGCCGCTTGGTCCATGGGACTTTCGGCGAAATAACGGAGTGATTGTGTGAAACAACTTATTTGGAATAATTTACTCTTATTAGCGACCCTGTTAGGAATTCCCGCCCTATTCGCTTGGGTGTTGACCTTAATCAATCGGCAGACTAAGGCACACTTAGTCAGTCGTTTCGGCATTAATAGCCAGGTCTATCTAGGCTGTTTAGGGATTATTATTCATGAACTTAGCCACTTAATTATGGCCGTAATCTTCCGCCATGGCATTCAGTCCATCCGGCTGATTAAGCGCCCCCACTTGCATCAAACGACGGGTAACCCAGATGACTTGGCCCTAGGTTACGTGAATCATACCTGGCGACAAGGTAATTACTATCAAATGATTGGTAATTTGTTTATCGGCGTCGCACCGATCTTTGGCTGCACGGCCAGTTTATTAGGGCTTGATGCGTGGCTTTTTCCAGGGCTATCACGGGCAATCTTAACGTTAGCAGCGACCCCTAAAAATCCTAATTGGCACGGCA
This genomic window from Lactobacillus sp. CBA3606 contains:
- a CDS encoding RluA family pseudouridine synthase; translated protein: MQWTKQVKLPAALNQQTVRTCLKTWLLPKRIQGQLRQGRRIWVNDCPASVATIVHTNDRLTLQFLPTDFRTPVSSYQPDVAGAVPILYQNADLLVINKPAGLKAHPNQPGEQGSVLNHLAADLQATGQAPYMVHRLDQMTSGAMLVALNPIVVPILDRLISTKQIHRTYYAWVRGHFDHPTGQFTDPIGHDLTDQRKRWINTPDAQRALTNYQVIQTTQQQTLVKLDLQTGRTHQLRVHLAANGHPIIGDPLYDTTYQMAPRLLLHAWQLQLTLPFTTTAVTVTAPLPASFDDLTQLDHF
- a CDS encoding phosphoketolase gives rise to the protein MATDYSSPAYLQEVDKYWRAANYLSVGQLYLKDNPLLQRPLKASDVKVHPIGHWGTIAGQNFIYAHLNRVINKYNLKMFYVEGPGHGGQVMVSNSYLDGTYTDIYPEITQDKTGMQKLFKQFSFPGGVASHAAPETPGSIHEGGELGYSISHGTGAILDNPDEIAAVVVGDGESETGPLATSWQSTKFINPINDGAVLPILNLNGFKISNPTLFGRTSDAKIKQYFESMNWEPIFVTGDDPEKVHPLLAKAMDEAIEKIKAIQKNARENNDPSLPVWPMIVFRAPKGWTGPKSWDGEKIEGSFRAHQIPIPVDQLDMEHADALVDWLESYKPTELFNDDGTLKADIAAIMPTGQSRMAANPITNGGVDPKALNLPSFRDYAVDTTQRGANVKQDMIVWSDYLRDVIKQNPDNFRLFGPDETMSNRLYGIFEATNRQWLEDIHPDSDQYEAPAGRILDAQLSEHQAEGWLEGYVLTGRHGLFASYEAFLRVVDSMLTQHFKWLRKANELDWRKKYPSLNIIAASTVFQQDHNGYTHQDPGALTHLAEKKPEYIREYLPADANTLLAVGDVVLRSQEKINYVVTSKHPRQQWFSIEEAKQLVDNGLGIVDWASTDQGSEPDIVFATAGTEPTLEALAAVQLLHTSFPAMKIRFVNVVDLLKLRSPKRDPRGLSDEEFDHYFTKNKPVVFAFHGYEDLIRDIFFDRHNHNLYVHGYRENGDITTPFDVRVMNQMDRFDLAKTAIAAQPAMEDQGAAFVQSMDNMLAKHNAYIRDAGTDLPEVNDWQWKGLK
- a CDS encoding GntR family transcriptional regulator → MADLVYQQVITDLNKRIMANEFVDKKLPDERSLSEQYQVSRSSIKRALNVLANQGLIFKKRGSGTFINPLYLKNQSSFKYEGTNLGITDSLNTEGAQPSIQLLDFQVIPASQELQQDLFLSADEFVYEIKRLRLLDDQPFMIETGYIPIKLVPELNRQVVSGSIFNYVQATLHDAVTKSFLSISADVSQANDQKLLGLKPTEPVGVMSGIFFLDDGTPFEVSNMRLHYQYMKYTTFVSTD
- the ybaK gene encoding Cys-tRNA(Pro) deacylase, yielding MSKKSKKDAKLGKTLVEKILDKANLSYQQYEFPTETEGDVAQLQVDHLGVDEHHIYKTLALIGNKTGPLVGVLPLDEHLSYKKLAKLSGNKKVGMIPLKDLERTTGYQHGANTPVGIWETKKFPIFINESAKKQGNILVSSGKIGRSIEINAEDLRRLVHGTFGEITE